From Shewanella acanthi:
TACCTGCATCTCGTAGATATTGGCAACTTTATTGAGCATATTATCAAGCGAACCCGATTCTTCACCAATCATCACCATTTGGATTAGCATATCGGGGAACAGCCCAGTGGTGCGCATAGCGACGTTCATCTGCATCCCCGCCATCACTTCCTGGCGTACTTTTAATAGGGCTTTTTTATATACGGCGTTACCGGAAGCGCCAGCGGCTGACTCCATACCATCAATCAAAGGCACACCGGCGGCAAAGGTAGTGGCTAGGGTGCGAGAGAAACGCGCCATCGCGGCTTTATGTAAAATCTCACCAATTACAGGTATTTTTAGCACCATTTCATCGATTCTGTCTCTAAAAGTTTGCGAATTACGATGGGCGCGAACAAATAACCAAATAGCAATTACAATGCCTGCAAAGAAAAAGTACCAAGAACTTTGTAAAAAGCGTGAAATACCGATAATGAGCTGGGTAAAGGCGGGCAGTTCTGCGCCAAAACTTGCAAAAATCTCTTCAAATTGAGGAACAACAAAGAGCAATAGAAGCGTAGTTACCAGAATAGCGACTACTACTACCGCAGCAGGATAAAACATCGCTTTTTTGATTTTTGATTTTAGTGCCTCTGCTTTTTCTCTGTAGGTGGCAATACGATCGAATACTGCATCGAGGGAGCCTGAGTGTTCACCCGCAGCCACTAAGTCGACATAGAGATCATCGAAATAGCGCCTATGGGGGCGCAGCGCATCGGATAAGGGGATACCCGATTGCACCTCAGAAAGAATACCCCCTAATAGTTCTCGCATTTTTTGTTTTTCATGGCCACGGCCAAGCATTTCGATTGTGGTGACTAAAGGCACACCTGCGGCCAGCATGGTCGCTATCTGGCGAGTGACCATGGCGATATCCATGGGTTTAATATCGGGATTTCGAGAAAAAAAAGGTGCCGCTTTTTTGCGTACTGTTTTAGGGTTTACGCCCTGGGATTTAAGCTGGCTTTTTACCTCGGCAACAGTAGCGCCCTTAAGCTCACCACCGGTTTTTTGGCCATCGCGGTTTAGGCCTTTCCATTCGAAAGTATAAATCTTAGGTGGAGCTTTTTGTTCAGTTCGGCCATTGCGCGACTTTCTTGCGCTAGTTGCGGTTGCCATAAATAATCCTTTTGTTTATCGAAGTGCTAGAACCTAGAACCTAGAACCTAGAACCTAGAACCTAGAACCTAGAACCTTTCGTTATCCAAAACTAGTGACGCGATTCACTTCGGCGATACTGGTTACGCCCTGAACTACTTTTAATAAGCCAGATTCACGCAGATCGCGCATTCCCTGTGATTTGGCTTGATCGGCAATCTGCAGTGAATTGCCGCCTTCCATAATAGTTCGGGCAATTTCATCGGACATTTTCATCACTTCGTAAATACCGACTCGGCCCTTATAGCCGCCGGAGCAGTGCTCGCAACCTACGGGTTTATAGGTTTTAAAGCCTTGGGAAATTTGATCTTGGGTAAAGCCTAAACGAAGCAGTTCATGCTCGGGAATATGCTCTTCTTGCTTACACTCAGTACATAAACGCCGTGCAAGACGCTGGGCAATGATCAGGTTTACGGAGCTTGCGATATTATAACCAGGTACACCCATGTTGATTAAACGGGTGAGGGTTTCGGCAGCGGAGTTGGTATGCAGCGTCGATAACACCAAGTGACCCGTTTGTGCCGCCTTAATGGCAATCTCTGCGGTTTCAAGGTCACGAATTTCCCCAACCATCACTACATCGGGGTCTTGACGTAAAAATGAGCGTAGCGCAGAGGCGAAGGTTAAGCCCGCCTTTAAGTTAATATGAACTTGGTTAACCCCTTCAAGGTTAATTTCGACCGGGTCCTCAGCGGTGGAGATATTACGTTCGCTGGTATTTAAAATATTTAAACCAGTATATAGAGATACTGTTTTACCCGAACCCGTAGGGCCAGTGACTAAGATCATCCCTTGGGGTTTGGCTAGCATCTCAAGGTAAAGCTTTTCTTGGTCCGGCTCATAGCCCAGTTTTTCGATGCCCAATTGTGCGGAGGAGGAATCCAAAATCCGCATTACAATCTTTTCACCCCAGAGGGTCGGAAGTGTACTTACCCGAAAGTCGATGGACTTAGTGCGGGAAAGCTTCATCTTAATTCGGCCATCTTGGGGGACTCGGCGCTCAGCAATATCGAGTTTCGACATCACCTTTAAGCGCGCTGATAAGCGTCCTGATAAGCTAATAGGTGGTTCAGACACTTCATGCAAAATACCGTCGATGCGAAAACGAATACGGTAGCGCTTCTCGTAGGGCTCGAAATGCAAATCCGATGCGCCCTTACGGATGGCATCTGTTAGGATTTTATTGATATAGATAACAATGGGTGCATCATCGCTGCCATCGGCATTATCTTCTGGCCGTTTGTCGGTATCGGTAACTTCTATTCCCGCAAGTGCCGCCTCATCCATTCCACCTAAATCGAGACTGGATAAATCTTCTTCGAGTACCTTTTCTAAGGCTTTGGCTAGCTTATCCTCTTCCACCAAAATCGCTTCAGCGTGCAAACCTGCACTAAATTGAAATTCTTCGAGGGCGGCAAT
This genomic window contains:
- a CDS encoding type II secretion system F family protein encodes the protein MATATSARKSRNGRTEQKAPPKIYTFEWKGLNRDGQKTGGELKGATVAEVKSQLKSQGVNPKTVRKKAAPFFSRNPDIKPMDIAMVTRQIATMLAAGVPLVTTIEMLGRGHEKQKMRELLGGILSEVQSGIPLSDALRPHRRYFDDLYVDLVAAGEHSGSLDAVFDRIATYREKAEALKSKIKKAMFYPAAVVVVAILVTTLLLLFVVPQFEEIFASFGAELPAFTQLIIGISRFLQSSWYFFFAGIVIAIWLFVRAHRNSQTFRDRIDEMVLKIPVIGEILHKAAMARFSRTLATTFAAGVPLIDGMESAAGASGNAVYKKALLKVRQEVMAGMQMNVAMRTTGLFPDMLIQMVMIGEESGSLDNMLNKVANIYEMQVDDAVDGLSSLIEPIMMVVIGTLVGGLIVGMYLPIFQMGNVVG
- the pilB gene encoding type IV-A pilus assembly ATPase PilB; the encoded protein is MPTSGLHLGLSTLFIRKGLLNEEQMATAIAKSRQSKQALVSTLVQTQLISSRSIAELCYEEYGTPLLDLAEFDIGAIPDEFLNKKLIEKHRCLPLFKRGNRLYIATSDPTNIAALEEFQFSAGLHAEAILVEEDKLAKALEKVLEEDLSSLDLGGMDEAALAGIEVTDTDKRPEDNADGSDDAPIVIYINKILTDAIRKGASDLHFEPYEKRYRIRFRIDGILHEVSEPPISLSGRLSARLKVMSKLDIAERRVPQDGRIKMKLSRTKSIDFRVSTLPTLWGEKIVMRILDSSSAQLGIEKLGYEPDQEKLYLEMLAKPQGMILVTGPTGSGKTVSLYTGLNILNTSERNISTAEDPVEINLEGVNQVHINLKAGLTFASALRSFLRQDPDVVMVGEIRDLETAEIAIKAAQTGHLVLSTLHTNSAAETLTRLINMGVPGYNIASSVNLIIAQRLARRLCTECKQEEHIPEHELLRLGFTQDQISQGFKTYKPVGCEHCSGGYKGRVGIYEVMKMSDEIARTIMEGGNSLQIADQAKSQGMRDLRESGLLKVVQGVTSIAEVNRVTSFG